A genome region from Bradyrhizobium sp. WSM1417 includes the following:
- a CDS encoding thioredoxin family protein, with translation MTTMTASHLVSSWSGALWSGALGLCAIVAVIRPAEADPRAVVELFTSQGCSSCPPADKIIGDLARDPSIIALSMPIDYWDYLGWKDTLADSRFSARQRAYSRMRGDREVYTPQVVVNGSTHVVGSDRTGIESAIGKTDTGTGVMSVPVTMSLAGKQINVSVAASKEPTASHGEVWICSIAKSVPIAISRGENRGQQVIYHNVVRNLLKVGDWTGRPESWTVPIENLTRDGVDGAVVYVQDGSREKPGPMLGAAYTSLH, from the coding sequence ATGACAACAATGACGGCTTCTCATCTGGTTTCAAGCTGGTCCGGCGCCCTCTGGTCGGGTGCACTTGGTCTCTGTGCGATCGTCGCCGTCATTCGCCCTGCCGAGGCTGATCCCCGCGCCGTTGTCGAATTGTTTACCTCGCAGGGCTGCTCCTCCTGCCCGCCGGCCGACAAGATCATCGGCGACCTCGCCCGCGATCCCTCGATTATCGCGCTGAGCATGCCGATCGACTATTGGGACTATCTCGGCTGGAAGGACACATTGGCCGATTCGCGCTTCTCTGCACGGCAGCGTGCCTATTCGCGCATGCGCGGCGACCGCGAAGTCTACACGCCGCAGGTCGTGGTCAACGGCTCCACGCATGTCGTCGGCAGCGACCGCACCGGCATCGAAAGCGCGATCGGCAAAACCGACACGGGCACTGGTGTGATGAGCGTACCGGTGACGATGTCGCTCGCGGGCAAGCAGATCAACGTCTCGGTGGCCGCGAGCAAGGAGCCGACGGCGTCCCACGGCGAGGTCTGGATCTGCTCGATTGCGAAGTCGGTTCCGATCGCGATCAGCCGCGGAGAAAATCGCGGACAGCAGGTCATCTATCACAACGTGGTGCGCAACCTGCTCAAGGTCGGCGACTGGACCGGCCGTCCGGAAAGCTGGACGGTGCCGATCGAGAACCTCACGCGCGACGGCGTCGACGGTGCTGTGGTCTATGTCCAGGACGGCAGCCGGGAAAAGCCGGGCCCGATGCTGGGCGCGGCGTACACGTCGCTGCATTAA
- a CDS encoding DUF2794 domain-containing protein yields the protein MSLSEDADPSEQRAAARPAASNAQLSRVTFNRLELHRILNLYGRMVADGEWRDYAIDFLRDRAVFSVFRRASEVPIYRIEKDPRLARKQGMYSVISATGLILRRGHELERVLLVIDRKLAVV from the coding sequence ATGAGTCTGTCGGAGGATGCCGATCCGAGCGAACAGCGCGCGGCGGCGCGCCCCGCCGCTTCGAATGCGCAACTGAGCCGGGTGACGTTCAACCGGCTCGAGCTGCACCGTATTCTCAATCTCTACGGCCGGATGGTTGCTGACGGCGAATGGCGCGACTATGCCATCGACTTCCTCAGGGATCGCGCCGTGTTCTCGGTCTTTCGCCGCGCCTCGGAAGTGCCGATCTATCGTATCGAGAAGGATCCGCGCCTCGCGCGCAAGCAAGGCATGTACAGCGTGATCTCGGCGACGGGTCTGATCCTGCGCCGCGGCCACGAGCTGGAGCGCGTGCTCCTGGTGATCGATCGTAAGCTGGCGGTGGTTTGA